The genomic window TACAGGAATTTCACATGTGTGAAATGTCATAACATGTTAAACATGTTAAATACATGTGACAACATTGTCTCATGTTAAATACATGTGACAACATGGGGATGCAAAATGTGATTGTGATACCATTAACATTTTAGCATGTGAAAACCCAGGTGTCAAATGTCATTGCTTTAAAAAGCATTATTGAAATGAAACAGTTCCGGTTTGCTCCAGAGATTTTTACTGCTAAGTGAAAGTGTTAACATTAAAGGACAGTATGCTGATTACCTGGGAATCaacctcacctgggatttgaactcacaacttcTTGGTTGATAATTAACTGAAGTTTGTGCTGCGCCACCAGGTCTGTGGACCTATGGGAGATTGACTATGCATAcacggagtataccaaacattcggaacaccttcctaatattgagttgcagcccccccccccccccccccgccctcagaacagcctcaattcgtcagggcatggacttagtgatgctggcccatgttgactccaatgctccccacagttgtgtcaagttggctggatgtcctttgggtggtgaaccattcttgatacacacaggtgtggaacccagcagggttgcagttcttgactcaaaccggtgcgcctggcaccttctaccataccttgttcaaaggAACTGAACTATTTCCTCTTACCCTCTGAAGGGCACTCATACACTCATACACaagccatgtctcaattgtctcaaggcttaactccttcgttaacctgtctcctcctcttcatctacactggttgaagtggatttaacaagagacatcaataagggatcatatctttcacctggtcagtctgtcatggaaagagcaggtgttcttaatgttttgaaaACTCAGTGTATATTGGCACGAAAAATGTGTTGCACTTTGCCTATTTGTCGAACAACTTGAAGGTGTTATTTCTAATAAAATGACAGTATGCTGCTGTATTCTGATTTCAATtactgtaaaaaaatgtattgtgtaattttgTACCGTGACCACACCTGAAATGCCCTGCTTCACCACTATGTCTGAGCCTGAAAGAGCCATGGTGACTGATTTTATTGGCAAGAATACATTTCTGGATTTTTGCCAAATTCTGCCCAGAATGAAGTCATTAATTGTCCAATTATCACAACCAACATAACATCAATGTAAATCATGCAGTGCTCAAGGACATTTGGTATTGAGCATACTTGAATGCTTAGGGGATTTGAACTTGGAACCTCTTGGTTGAGTGCATCAATGTTTCTGCAGTTCCACCACATCTGTACTTATTGATTGGAATATCTATTAACACACTCTCAAAGAATAAGGCTGTGGTTAGCGAACAGTGTTGTTCCCTGGGGTACAAAAAAACTAAAAATGTAAACTTCACATATGATCTCACATGGTACAGTTTGGTACCTTGCAGGTATAATGGGACATTTTTCCCACCCAAAATTTTGAATATAAGGTACAATCATTGTGCTTTGATAGATGGGAGAATTTCATTGTAGGGGTCACTTGCATATTTGGGTTGCAtggtcaaatatatatatatatatatgtatgtatttgtGGCAACCATCAGTAGAAGTTTAAGTGTTTGATGGTTATACCACGTCAAGTTGAGCACCTCTAACATTGTCTGCCCTGCAAACTTTGTAAGAGAATGTGTAATGACCTGCACTGTGAAGAGGTTAGTGTGCATTTTGTTGCCAGAATTTGCTGTGAATTTGTCATGTCTTATCTGAAAACCATTTGTCAGTAAGTTATTGTAAGATTCACAATAACTAACTGGCAAAACGTTATCAGTAGCCTACAGGCAACTTGCTTTCACTAGCAATACATGCTAGTAACCCACTGTGTCTTCACTGACTTCCTGTTGACAACATGACAATCACTTGCTGATTGGCAGCATACTGTAGCAGTGGCAGAATATTGCAGGCATGGCTTTCAACTAGCTCTCTTTGGTCTCCCATGAGAGGGAATGTAGTCCCAGTTCATGTGGTCTGTTGTATTCTGTTCATAAACACTGAGTTTATACACTGTCGCTTATCCAGTCTTATTAAAATCTAACATGAGTGATGTGATGCCAAAGAGACATACAATATTTCATTTTTAGCTAGTCACCATGTCATTGTAATACCCACTTTCCTACCAGACCACCAGGTCAGTGAGTGTGACAGATTAGCTACAGTAAGTTACAATGTAACTTTCTATGAACCAGCTGCCATTATGCTACTGGAAAGTTCCAGTAACTTCTTAACAGCGCAGCTCTTGACTGTCAGCTGTTCTTACAGAGACTGCAGAACTGAAAGTGTCAAAAGAGGGGCTCAACCATCATCAACACAATGATAAATCACTGAAACTGGTACAACATTTCCACTGACGGTTGGCACAAATACATCAAATTGCCCAACATATGATAATGAGCCCCAGCCAGCACATTGCCCCACCTATTTCAAACCGCAGTAATGATTGAATATATTGGCAAAatcatatttgtattttatttgtaccCCTTATTTGTGGTATCCAACAAGTTGGTATCCAACAAGTTGcctgtcccatcactgcaactcccgtatggactcgggagaggcaaaggttgagagccCTCCAAAACACAATCCAGCCTCTGGGTGCTTAACTTGGacgccagccacaccaatgtgtcagaggaaacaccatacacttGGCAACTGTGTCAGCATGCTTTGCCCACCACAGGAGTAACTAGTGCTCAATGGGATGAGATCATCCCTGCCGACCAAACTCAGACaacactgggtcaattgtgcactgccccatgggtctcccggtcacagccagctgcgacagagcctggacttgaaccagaatCTCTAGCGGCGCAACAATGCAGtgtttagaccactgcgccactcagaagGCCCTGAGTAAATATTGTTTTAACCATTTTACTAGATTATCCACACATGTACCTTAAAAGGTACGAACCAGTATCatgtacctttgacctttttgtaAACCAGGGAACAACATTGTACCGTAATCGTACTCTTATTTTTGAGAgtgtgtggatatacagtggggcaaaaaaaagtatttagtcagccaccaattgtgcaagttctcccaattaaaaagatgagataggcctgtaatttgcatcataggtacacttcaactatgacagacaaaatgagggaaaaaaatccagaaaatcacattgtaggatttttaataaatttatttgcaaattatggtggaaaataagtatttggtcacctacaaacaagcaagatttctggctctcacagacctgtaacttcttctttaagaggctcctctgtcctccactcgttacctgtattaatggcacctgtttgaacttgttatcagtataaaagacacctgtccacaacctcaaatagtcacactccaaactccactatggccaagaccaaagagctgtcaaaggacaccagaaacaaaattgtagacctgcaccaggctgggaagactgaatctgcaataggtaagcagcttggtttgaagaaatcaactgtgggagcaattattaggaaatggaagacatacaagaccactgataatctccctcgatctagggctccacgcaagatctcaccccgtggggtcaaaatgatcacaagaacggtgagcaaaaatcccagaaccacacgggggcacctagtgaatgacctgcagagagctgggaccaaagtaacaaagcctaccatcagtaacacactacgccgccagggactcaaatcctgcagtgccagacgtgtccccctgcttaagccagtacatgtccaggcccgtctgaagtttgctagagatcatttggatgatccagaagaagattgggagaatgtgatatggtcagatgaaaccaaaatattactttttggtaaaaattcaactcatcatgtttggaggacaaagaatgctgagttgcatccaaataacaccatacctactgtgaagcatgggggtggaaacattatgctttggggctgtttttctgcaaagggaccaggacgactgatccgtgtaaaggaaagaatgaatggggtcatgtatcgtgagattttgagtgaaaacctccttccatcagcaagggcattgaagatgaaacgtggctgggtctttcagcatgacaatgatcccaaacacaccgcccgggcaacgaaggagtggcttcgtaagaagcttatcaaggtcctggagtggcctagccagtctccagatctcaaccccatagaaaatctttggagggagttgaaagtccgtgttgcccagcaacagccccaaaacatcactgctctagaggagatctgcatggaggaatgggccgaaataccagcaacagtgtgtgaaaaccttgtgaagacttacagaaaacgtttaacctctgtcattgccaacaaagggtatttaacaaagtattgagataaacttttgttattgactaaatacttattttccaccataatttgcaaataaattcataaaaaatcctacaatgtgattttctggatttttttttctctcattttgtctgtcatagttgaagtgtacctatgatgaaaatttacaggcctatctcatctttttaagtgggagaacttgcacaattggtggctgactaaatacttttttgccccactgtatgttcttgttaacaaatacattttgaagCACTGCTGAGTTACATTGTTACCAAGCACTGCTGAGTTACATAGTTACCAAGCACTGCTGAGTTACATAGCTACCAAGCACTGCTAAGTTACATAGTTACCAAGCACTGCTGAGTTACATAGTTACCAAGCACTGCTGAGTTACATAGCTACCAAGCACTGCTGAGTTACATAGTTACCAAGCACTGCTAAGTTACATAGTTACCAAGCACTGCTGAGTTACATAGTTACCAAGCACTGCTGAGTTACATAGTTACCAAGCACTGCTAAGTTACATAGTTACCAAGCACTGCTGCGACATTAATTGTATTCCAAACCGAAAGTGTACAAGTTCAAACCTGAGTGCATTTATGCACACTTCATGTTATGTGTCCCTGAGCACTGCTACTTTTTTGTTAGTGTTGTCAGATAATCGCACAATTATTGACTTGATTCTGTGCAACTTTTAGCAGTGCAAAAATGTATTCTTGACAATAAATCTGTGGCTGATTTCTGTCATGGCCACAGACCTGGTGGTGTAGCAGGAAATTCAGGTTTCTGGTGTTCCCCTTATGGAAATTCCAAATGATTTCATATGTGAAATATCACGTGAAAGCGTGTTTTTGAACACGTTGTGTGACATTTcatatgtgaaaatgtgtttttggaacacttcacatgtgaaatcatgtgcaAGTGAAATTTCACATTTGAAATCATTTGCAAACTTATTTTTGGAACATCACATGAGATCATGTGTTCACACGTGCTTACATGTTGTCATTTGTCGTTTCATGTTTTCACATTTTGCTTTACATATTGCCACGTTTATCACGTTAACTTCACATTTGATCACATGCGATCTCGTCAAATTCATGTGTTTTTTCCGTTAAGGGTGAGGACCATATTAGGATGTTTGTGAGATGTTCTCAAGGCATGTGTTTTACCAGTTGTCAGGACATCACGTGATGGTCCCAAACCATCCCAAACAATTTATAAGTAAAGTCATGAAAAGGTATGGTGGTTTTAAAGTGAGTGGTTCGCTGTTCAGCTAAAATATGACCTGGGATTTGAGGTGTGAGGATATTTCTGCTGTGCCACAAAGTCTGTAGTATTCCCCTACTCATTCATTACCTATGCACTTAGCAAAAGAGTGCCAGGTGCACTGCTATTTTAGTTATCAGTTAATCTGTGTATTTTCACATCATTGATTTAATTGAGGTATTTCAGTCATTTGAGGGTTTTCTGTATATATATCTAATGTTGATGGGGCATACTATTCTATTTCAGtgttactcctgaatcactatgataaataCAGTTTTGAATGTATTTTTATCATTTGTTTAAAGTCCAGTGTAGGTGGAATCAGTttttgacacagacatggtggggGTAACAGGACGATCGGAATGCCGTTCAAATCCCAGGTAAGGACAAAATGATTATTAATAACTGtagaaataaacacacacaatataatCATGTGTGTCAAATATGTACATCGAAAACACTATGATAAAAGCATTGTGTATCATTTCTGTTTTCACATGTGCAGTGTTCCAAAAACccgatttcacatgtgaaacatcACGTGAAATGTCCCTAAAGCATGTTGTCAAGTGACTTTTCTTATGTGAAATCGTGATTTTCTACACGTGAAGTCGTGTTCTTTCTGTAAGGGATTGCACTGGGCAGGCACtattatgtgttatgttgtaCTGTGATATTATATGTCTGGTTAACAGATAGATGTATTTATTTCAATCACTTGTTGCCAAGTCTAATAATACCAATTGATTGGATTTATATAACGCTTTTCCCAGATGCTCGAAACGCTTTACGTTATGTTAAGTTATCAgccggaggtggagggagagaaggaagctaGATTTGAATTCACGACCCCCAGGGAATTGAGACGAAAGCGTCAGCGCTACTGGAGCCACAGTATTGTacattatataataataatatatacaaatTGGCAGACGcatttatccaaagcgacttgctGGAGTCTTCCGTGCATTATCATATGGGTAGCACCAGTCTTGTAAAAAAAATTTCGGCCTCAAACTTTTCATTATTTTTCTTTGAAATTAACTCAGACACAATCAAAAGCAAACATCTTTTTATTGTTTCTAGCCTCATGCACAGCAAACAGTGACCGTGACAACAGCACATTTCCATAGCAATTTGCATGTGCACTGATAACAAGAAGAACAACAAAACAATCTTCCATCATCATCTGGCGTCTCAGTCCTGGAGACTTCATCCTGCCAGGTCTCATTACCTCCTGACCGCCTTGGCCTTGCCTCTGCCCTTGGCACTGTGAAACCACACAGAGTCGACAGACCAGTCAAACACCTCTGTCACTGTTTCTATCTGACCAGTAGGTGTCGCTATTATATTGATATACTTAAGAACAATACATGTAGTTATACTAAGAGCTAAAAGGAATAGTAAAAGTGATTATTATGCTAATGTAGGTGAATACATATGACCAACAAAATATTTTAAATATTGAGGACATGTATATGGAGGCTATTCAAAGGTTCTACCAGCAACAGCTTCAGCATATCTATCCTCAACATTTTCTATAATGATTACAGGACCAGAAAGAGAGTTGAGTTTTGAAAGAATGAGTCAGAGATAGATAGACTGATGCATGAAAgcggggagaggggagatgggaatGAAAACAGAGACTGTTCTGTGAGAGTTGGCATGCGTCACAGGATGAAAGGGAACACAGAACTTTCACAAACAGGGGTTAGTGAAGGACgaggatgaatgaatgaatgacatgGCGATCGTGTCCTATCTTCAGCGGTCTTACCGTGATCTTCTCTTAGGGCCAAATCCTAGCTTTCATTTTCTCGTAGTTTCCCATTGACATCAGTGCATGACTAAGTGAACATTTGACTGATTTGGAAGTTAGAATTTCACCCATAATGCACAATTGAAATGTATAATTTATCATAGGCTATCAATCTATCATTCCTAAAGTCTGACATATGAGTTAAAAAGCTATAGCCAGCCAATCTATCTGTAAAATTCAACTTACCATCAGAAAACAGTGAGACTTCAGATAGTGGACAGGAGTCAACCCAGACATCTTGGATTCTGTACTTTAACTTACAGATTTTTTTCCAGAGGTCATTTTTTGGAGGCATTACAGTACATATTGTATGCACTGCAATACACACAACTTAACTAAGTTCCTTAGCCTACAGAGAATATAATCTACTGTCAGTTTTGATGATGGCACAATGTTCTGGGGCCAATAGTAGGCTGTTGATTAGGATCACGATCTTCCCAGACTACTGGGGTCTATTCTAGATgaatggagagggatggatggaatggAAGGAGCCACTCAAAAGTCTGGTCAAATTAGGATGCAGCACTACGATCCTAATGTTTTCTCCCAGGTTGAATCATATGCGCCCTGCTAGTTCTCTTCAAGCAGGATCATGTGACTTTAAAAGGCCTTGGGGTTAAGACAGTGAACAGTGAATGGGTGAGGGACAATTGGTGTATCTCAATGGTCTAAAGTAGCTCCTTcaccttgtctcctttccttcgtCTGCATTGATGAAAAAAAAGCAGGAAAGGTTGCTTTCACACACCCTGTGTCTTCAGATCAATACAGATTAAGGAGAGGAGACGAAGAGAGGAAGCCACTTGAGACTTTTTGAGACACCCCTGAATGTCTTGATAGTACTCCAACACTgggcttttatttttttaatatgttTTTAATGAGTAGCATTCAATATAATTGCTTGGTTGGTTTAGGCCCCCCAAGCTCTTTTAAATAGAGGGGAAACTGACCAGTGTGGCTCTGGGTACTTACCTCTGGTGGTCCTGGACACGGGCCAGAAGCTGATTGATCTGTGAAGGGACACACAGTGGAGGCTGCCTAAGAACTGAgacaacacactgactgacacctGTAGGGAAACCTGGAATCCTGCAGTTTGGAGCCACGGCCTGGCTGCACCACCACCTGTCTGAGGAGCGTGTGGTTCACCAGTGGTTCACCTGTGGTCGAAAGGATTCACCTGTGGTCCACCACCTGACCTGACCCGGTCGCCCGGTTGAGCTTCCCTGAGCCCCGAgtgtaaaataaaaaacactcactCTGACAACAACGACTGACAGCGGACTACACAACAGTGAGGTTGACGCCCCCACAGCCCATTACTCACAACTTCTGCTGCTCATTGATTCGGGTCTGGAGAACATTCATCTGAAAGCAAGTCAGAGTTTTAGACAGCTGCGCCCCTCGTAGGGAGTAGGATTAACACCACCAGTTTCAGAATAGGGGATGTGGCTTGTTACGCATGTATATATTTCAACTGCTTTGTATTTCATGAGTGTAAGTTACTCTCAGTGAAATGGACTCCATTTACAGAATGTTAAGGGACACGTGTAATGCTTTGGTATAGAGCACAGGCGgcttggtggcaccttcattggggaggacgAGCACATAggaatggctggaacggaataaatggaatggtatcaaacacgaaTGATACCATTCATTAGACAGTAACacttgagtcatttagcagaccctcttacccagagagacgtacacagtcagtgcattcatttTAAGGTAGGTGAGACAACCCTATCACTGTTGTAGTAAGTACATTTATTCTCATTTCACTCCCATTATTTATTATGAAcagtcctcccctcaccagcctcctgtggtatgCAGTCATTGGATGACAGAGGAGATGATAAGGAGTTCAGAGGAGATGATATGGAGGTCAGGACACAAGAAAAAGACCCAGACCCATTTGAGGTAAAAGATCACAATCTTGCAATCATCACCGTACTATGCTGTCATGTCATTGGCACGACCAGTGATCTTGTTTTTACCCTGTGGATCACAATGCACAGTACAGCCACGGGTAATATCACCATAGCTTGGACCTGAGTGAGAACCCTTACGTCGTATTTCTGCTTCTTCAGTTTCTCGCCGAGGTCAAACTTCTCCGCCTCCAACTCCATCATCCACTGCCACAGCTCATTGGCCTTCTCCCTGCAGGACGACAACCAATGGGAAGCCAGCGTTCAGTCAGCGCATGCGGTTCTACTTTTGGTCTCTCTTTCACAGGAGACTTTCTAAGCAACCATATGTATTTATGTACAGTAGATCATTTCAACAATGAAATAGAGCTTTCAACCTGTGTCCCTGAAAAGTGcataacttttgaccagagcccgggtgccatttgggactcagccaaAGACCTGTGAGTATTTCGGGGTAATTAAATACATCATACTTGAGTTTGTCCTCGTTGAGATGGTCAATGATCAGAGCCTTCCTTCTGTCAGCCAGaatcttcttcttcttttctctctccgtCTGCTTCTTGGCTCCTTTCTTGCCCTCTTGCTGTGGATGGACATCACCGCAGCACAGCGAGAGGGCACGCAAGTGTCAAGATAACCACGAGGGGGCAGCAAATCTGATGCGAATGTTGTAAtcatgagagagagcgagtgagtgtGGAGCTAGCGCTGACCTTCTGTTGGATGCCACCGTACGTGTGAGTCATGGTAGTGAGGGCCTTCTTCTTCTTAGCGTCATCATCGTGCTTCCTACGCTGTTCATCTtgctccctcttctctttctcttcctgcgTCGGGGAGTGAGCAACAGAAGGTTAAAGAAGAGAAGAAAACAACTTGGGCCGCAGTTGATCTTGATATCACAATGGAAACATTACACAATGAGAGACTCACGGCTAGACgggcctgtctctctttctcttgctcagCACGAATCCTCTGCTGCTCTGCCCTCTCGGTACGACGCTTCTcctgcagacacacacgcacgcacgcacacacacacacacacacaccaacacacacacacacacacacacacacacacatagataagGTATCCAACTTTATTAATCTGCGTACCTCAAGACTATGTTGGCACACTGAGCCTGGGCTTAAGCTATGGGAGCCAGCCAGAACGTCAGGCTTGCAATGTCACTCATTACGTGTGCAGTTCACCAACACGCCCATGTAGTGttccagcagtgtgtgtgtgtgagctccagctgtgtgtgagcagtgtgtgtgtgtgagctccagctgtgtgtgtgtgtgagctccagcagtgtgtgtgtgtgagctccagcagtgtg from Oncorhynchus mykiss isolate Arlee chromosome 15, USDA_OmykA_1.1, whole genome shotgun sequence includes these protein-coding regions:
- the LOC110490254 gene encoding troponin T, cardiac muscle isoform X6, which gives rise to MADEENEEEAGGETQDSKAKPKSFMPNVAPPKLPEGDGKVDFDDLHRKRQEKDMAELTSLIESHFVQRKKDEDELISLVNRIEKRRTERAEQQRIRAEQEKERQARLAEEKEKREQDEQRRKHDDDAKKKKALTTMTHTYGGIQQKQEGKKGAKKQTEREKKKKILADRRKALIIDHLNEDKLKEKANELWQWMMELEAEKFDLGEKLKKQKYDMNVLQTRINEQQKFAKGRGKAKAVRR
- the LOC110490254 gene encoding troponin T, cardiac muscle isoform X3, with amino-acid sequence MADEENEEEVEVEVPAEEEPEPEPEVEEPTAVEAGGETQDSKAKPKSFMPNVAPPKLPEGDGKVDFDDLHRKRQEKDMAELTSLIESHFVQRKKDEDELISLVNRIEKRRTERAEQQRIRAEQEKERQARLAEEKEKREQDEQRRKHDDDAKKKKALTTMTHTYGGIQQKQEGKKGAKKQTEREKKKKILADRRKALIIDHLNEDKLKEKANELWQWMMELEAEKFDLGEKLKKQKYDMNVLQTRINEQQKFAKGRGKAKAVRR
- the LOC110490254 gene encoding troponin T, cardiac muscle isoform X1 yields the protein MADEENEEEVEVEVPAEEEPEPEPEVEEPTAVEETPAGEAGGETQDSKAKPKSFMPNVAPPKLPEGDGKVDFDDLHRKRQEKDMAELTSLIESHFVQRKKDEDELISLVNRIEKRRTERAEQQRIRAEQEKERQARLAEEKEKREQDEQRRKHDDDAKKKKALTTMTHTYGGIQQKQEGKKGAKKQTEREKKKKILADRRKALIIDHLNEDKLKEKANELWQWMMELEAEKFDLGEKLKKQKYDMNVLQTRINEQQKFAKGRGKAKAVRR
- the LOC110490254 gene encoding troponin T, cardiac muscle isoform X5 — translated: MADEENEEEVEVEVPAEEEPEPEPEVEAGGETQDSKAKPKSFMPNVAPPKLPEGDGKVDFDDLHRKRQEKDMAELTSLIESHFVQRKKDEDELISLVNRIEKRRTERAEQQRIRAEQEKERQARLAEEKEKREQDEQRRKHDDDAKKKKALTTMTHTYGGIQQKQEGKKGAKKQTEREKKKKILADRRKALIIDHLNEDKLKEKANELWQWMMELEAEKFDLGEKLKKQKYDMNVLQTRINEQQKFAKGRGKAKAVRR
- the LOC110490254 gene encoding troponin T, cardiac muscle isoform X2, with product MADEENEEEVEVEVPAEEEPEPEPEVEEPTAVEETPAGEAGGETQDSKAKPKSFMPNVAPPKLPEGDGKVDFDDLHRKRQEKDMAELTSLIESHFVQRKKDEDELISLVNRIEKRRTERAEQQRIRAEQEKERQARLAEEKEKREQDEQRRKHDDDAKKKKALTTMTHTYGGIQQKQEGKKGAKKQTEREKKKKILADRRKALIIDHLNEDKLKEKANELWQWMMELEAEKFDLGEKLKKQKYDINQLLARVQDHQSAKGRGKAKAVRR
- the LOC110490254 gene encoding troponin T, cardiac muscle isoform X4 encodes the protein MADEENEEEVEVEVPAEEEPEPEPEVEEPTAVEAGGETQDSKAKPKSFMPNVAPPKLPEGDGKVDFDDLHRKRQEKDMAELTSLIESHFVQRKKDEDELISLVNRIEKRRTERAEQQRIRAEQEKERQARLAEEKEKREQDEQRRKHDDDAKKKKALTTMTHTYGGIQQKQEGKKGAKKQTEREKKKKILADRRKALIIDHLNEDKLKEKANELWQWMMELEAEKFDLGEKLKKQKYDINQLLARVQDHQSAKGRGKAKAVRR